A region of Microbacterium suwonense DNA encodes the following proteins:
- a CDS encoding helix-turn-helix domain-containing protein, with amino-acid sequence MLSADVPVAELLTTAEVARRVGVVRWTVCRAVADGELRPVAKLPGVNGAYLFTEAAVVAWRSPGERLVSL; translated from the coding sequence ATGCTGAGTGCGGATGTGCCGGTTGCTGAGCTGCTGACGACTGCGGAAGTCGCGCGGCGTGTGGGGGTCGTGCGGTGGACGGTCTGTCGTGCTGTCGCGGACGGCGAGCTGCGGCCTGTGGCGAAGTTGCCTGGCGTGAATGGGGCGTACCTGTTCACGGAGGCGGCTGTTGTTGCGTGGCGGTCGCCGGGTGAGCGGTTGGTGTCGCTGTGA
- a CDS encoding ATP-binding cassette domain-containing protein produces the protein MPAASDVAIECSDLVIDRIGHGGITRAIDGVTFTLRPGDLICVGGATGAGKSTLVSALAGHGDATLKVAGGRAQVCGVNIRRLGRKRRMLTALSGYIPQAAGAKLPPRLTVGEAIAEPITSRQKKVNSRALEMRVASLLDELHLPLGAAGKFPYELSAGMRQRAAIARAFMLEPRVLIADEPLANLDLEVRPVVFEAITRRRREQQMAALLVTNDAAFIRELEAEALILRSGHVVARGIGRNLVWSPNAEADSGR, from the coding sequence ATGCCTGCCGCCAGCGATGTCGCCATCGAATGCTCCGACCTCGTCATCGACAGGATCGGCCATGGCGGCATCACGCGCGCCATCGACGGCGTGACGTTCACGTTGCGGCCGGGTGACTTGATCTGCGTCGGCGGCGCCACGGGGGCGGGGAAATCGACGCTTGTGTCAGCCCTCGCCGGCCACGGCGATGCCACGCTGAAGGTAGCCGGTGGGCGGGCACAGGTATGCGGGGTGAACATCCGCAGGCTGGGGCGCAAGCGCCGGATGCTGACCGCACTGAGTGGCTACATCCCTCAGGCCGCCGGCGCGAAGCTTCCGCCCCGGCTCACCGTCGGCGAGGCGATCGCGGAGCCGATCACGTCGCGGCAGAAGAAAGTGAACAGCAGGGCGCTGGAGATGCGGGTCGCCTCGCTGCTGGACGAGTTGCATCTGCCGCTGGGCGCTGCCGGCAAGTTCCCCTACGAGCTCAGCGCAGGAATGCGCCAGCGCGCGGCGATCGCACGCGCGTTCATGCTCGAGCCGCGTGTGCTGATCGCCGACGAACCGCTCGCGAACCTCGACCTGGAGGTGCGCCCGGTGGTGTTCGAGGCCATCACCCGCCGTCGCCGCGAACAGCAGATGGCGGCACTCCTGGTGACCAACGACGCCGCCTTCATCCGCGAGCTGGAGGCGGAGGCTCTGATCCTGCGCAGCGGCCACGTGGTGGCCCGGGGGATCGGACGCAACCTGGTCTGGTCGCCGAATGCCGAAGCCGATTCCGGCCGCTGA
- a CDS encoding helix-turn-helix domain-containing protein, whose protein sequence is MSMNTAHDPRFEVDLPLRMYMALRHTGIGVQEIADRLQVSRNAVSSWINGRHKPRRRDLVAFAMATGYPVRWLETGEAPPQDDPGTGLHALPGLDSNQEPAG, encoded by the coding sequence ATGAGCATGAACACAGCACACGACCCGCGCTTCGAGGTCGATCTTCCGCTGCGCATGTACATGGCACTGCGACACACCGGCATAGGCGTACAGGAGATCGCCGACCGGCTCCAGGTCTCCCGAAATGCGGTCAGCAGTTGGATCAACGGCCGGCACAAGCCGCGCCGTCGCGATCTCGTCGCGTTCGCCATGGCGACCGGCTACCCGGTGCGCTGGCTGGAGACGGGAGAAGCCCCGCCCCAGGATGACCCGGGGACGGGGCTTCATGCGCTCCCCGGCTTGGACTCGAACCAAGAACCTGCCGGTTAA